GATGACCTACATCGAACAGTTGCTCGATTCGACCACCGTGCCCGGGCATCCGCTGTTGACCGAGATTTGGGGCCCGATCGGCTTGCGTTACCATGCCTTGCACCATGTCGTGCCGTCGATTCCGTACCACAACATCGGGATCGCTCATCGACGCCTGATGCAGCGCCTCGAACCGGGCAGCCCGTACCACGCTACGCTCCGAACAGGCCTTTATCACGCCTTGTCGGATGTCGCCCACACGATGTACCGCTCGCACCTCCGGCATCGGGTCGTGGCGCGACGTCGTCGTCGGGCTGAACTTGCGGCGGCCCAGTTGCAACTTTCGAGTCAGACCACTTCGGCGTAGAATACGCCCGGTGATTTTGATTTCGTGAGTAGTAGGCGGAGCGCGCGAGGATGACGTTTGGACCCGCCTGGCAAGGGCTGCCCCCTCGGAACGACGCGCCGGATGCCGAGCCCGCGAACTTCGCGCTGATCCGCGCCGCGGCCGAGCGTTTGGCAGCCGATCTCCGCCTGGCCGAACTGCAAACCGACCATTGGCAACGCCTCGACCTCGGCCAAGCCTTGATCGACGATGCGCTCGACCGCTGCTTGGCCGCACTCATCGAAACCGGTCTGTGGGGTCGCGACAACCAGATCCCCAGCCATGAACTCTGGCGCATCGCCGGGCCGATCCTCGAATGCGGCGGCTTGCAACATCGAGCGCGCTTCAAACCGCGGGGCTACGCCGGCGACTTCGAGATGCTCGACGACTTCTGGACGCGTCGTGAAAACGAATCGCTGCCCGGCAAGTTGTTCGACCGCTACTTCTTGAAACAAGCGGCCGTCGAAGCGGTGCGGGCTCGTATGGAACAAGCCGCTTCGGCGATCATGCGGCCGGCGCTCGAGCCGGAGCGCGAGGAATTGCGCGTCGTCAGCATCGGCAGCGGCGCCGCGACCGACCTGTTGCAGGCAGCCAAATTGCTCCCGGAGTCGGCGTGCCGCAAGCTCCGCTATTCGCTCGTCGATATCGATGAACACGCGTTGGAGTTTGCCAAGCGGCGGCTCGATGCCACGCTGGCTCCCGAGCAGACGACCGCGCATCGCGAGAATTTGTTTCGCCTGGCGAAGGGGCGTCGGGGAGCGGCGCTCGTTGCCGACGCCGATGTCGTGCTCTGCACCGGGCTCTTCGACTACCTCGGCGATGCCGATGCGGCGGCGATGCTCGCGATGTTTTGGCGCGGGCTCCGCGCCGGTGGAACGCTGCTCGTCGGCAACTTCGCGCCCCATTGCCCGACGCGCGCCTATATGGAATGGCTCGGCAATTGGTATCTCGTCTATCGCACGGTCGAGGAGTTTACGCTGATTGCGGACGCGGCGGAAATTCCCGCGGCGCAACGTCGCATCGGAGCCGATCGAACCGGCTGCGATTTGTTTCTCGTCGCGGAAAAGTAGGCGGATTATTCGGTGCGGCCGAACTCCTTCGCCCACGGATGAAGCCAGTCGACGAAGCGGCGAAAGAGTTTCGTTTGATACCGAAACTCATGCCAGGCGATGCCGATCGTCCGTTCGGGTCGATCGCCGGCGAGGGAGCGATAAACGCGCGACTTGGCCGTGTCGAGCCGCTTCGCCATCTCCGGCACGAACGACAACCCCTGCCCGAGCGAGACGAGCTCTTGCAGCGTCGCCAGTTGGCTGACGCGTGAAGTCACGATCGGTTGCAGCGACTTTTGTCGGCAGAAGCTCAAGGCGTTTTCGGTCAGACAATGCGTGTCGTTTAAAAGCAGCAGCGGTTCGTCGGCGATGTCGGCCGTCGTAATGCGCGGCTTGCCGGCGAGGCGATGCTTCTTCGGCAAGACCAGATGCAACTCCTCGGTGAAGAGAGGGGCGGTGCGTAGATGCTCGAGCACGACCGGCAGCGCGAGCAAGATCAAGTCAACCTCGCCGCGCACGCACAACTCGATCGCGTTGCGCGTCGTTTCTTCGACGACTTCGATCTTCGCCCCTCGGCACTCGCGGCGAAAGTCGTCGAGCAGTTGCGGCAACATATACGGCGCAATGGTCGGGATCGCCGCGATCACGAGCCGGCCGGTGTCGGCGGAATCGGTGAGACGCGCTTTCGCATCTTCGACGAGACGTAGCACTTGTTCGGCATGATCTTGAAACGTCCGGCCGGCTTCGGTGAGTCGGGCGGTCCGGCCGAGCCGCTCGAACAGCGGCTGCCCGAGCTCCCGTTCGAGCTTGATGATCTGCTGGCTCAGCGACGGCTGCGAAACCAAGCAGGCCTCGGCGGCCCGCGTGAAATTGGCATGATTAGCAACGGCGACGAAGTAGCGGAGTTGCTGGAGTTCCATAGGCCTATCCTATCACATTCATAAATGCTTCGTCTTGGACCTATCGTGCCTAAGTTCCTACGATGGCTTATCGCCGGAACGCCGCACTCGTTCGTGTGAGAATGTCCCCCTCCCGGCGCCGTGCGGCATCCGATAAGTTGGTCGTGTTCGATCGGATCCGCTCCGCGGGGGGCCTTTCGGTTCGCCCCGCGGTTTCAAAGCCAACAGCTTGTTCCTACTTTTTCGATACGGAGATGCATCATGTTGACGGTCGGCACCAAGTTTCCTGAGTTTAAGTGTCATGCAAATGTCGGCCCGAACGCCGAGTCGCTCACGTTGATTACGAACGAATCGGCCAAGGGCAAATGGAGCGTCTTCGTTTTCTATCCGAAAGACTTCACGTTCATCTGCCCGACCGAGCTCGTCGATTTCAATAAGCGTTTGGCCGATTTCGCCGATCGCGATGCCGTCGTCTACGGCGCCAGCACCGACAACGAATACTCGCACCTGGCGTGGTGTCAGCAACACACCGACTTGCGGAACTTGAAGTATCCGTTGTTGGCGGCGCAGAAGTTGTCGTCGGATCTTTGGATCCTCGACCCGAACGAGAACGTCTGCCTTCGTGCGACCTACGTCGTCGATCCGAACGGCATCATTCAATGGGCGAGCGCCAACGCGTTGAGCGTCGGCCGGAGCACGGAAGAAGTATTGCGCGTCCTCGACGCCTTGCAATCGGACGAGCTTTGCCCCTGCAATTGGAAGAAGGGGGAAGCGACGATCAAGGTGTAGTCGCCATTGCTTGAAGAACGATTAAGCATACGAATCGGCGAGCGCAGCCGCCGTCATCCGGCGGCTGCGCCCCCACCTTCTCCCGATGGAAGAAGAGTTTATTAGGAGCATCTCGATGTCGGCGGAACCTACCATCACCTCGGCAGTGGAAGTGTTGCTCGCCCCGCTTCCGGATGCGTGCAAGGATCTCCGTCTGAACCTGACGGGCATGCTGCGCGGCGGTAGCGTCGATCAATCGACGACCTATTGCTCGGCCTTGGCTGCCGCTTATTTCGTCGGCGCTCAGGAGCTCGCCCAAGCGCTGCGGGCCGACAGCGCGTCGCTTTTGACCGACGACGAAGCCTCGGACGCGCAGGCCGCGGCTTCGCTCATGGGAATGACGACCGTGTACTACAAATCGCGCGATTTGCTCGGCAAGCCGACCTACGAGCAAATGCGGCCGAGCCTGCGCATGAATCGGATGATGAGCCCGGCCTCGCGCGTGAAGTACGAAGCGGCGGCGATGACTTGCGCCGCGATCGCGGCTTGCCCGGCGTGCTTGAAAGCGCATGAGAAGAAGCTGATCGAATACGAATGGAGCGAAGGGCAGATTCACGAATTGTTAAGGATCGCTGCGATCGTGCATGGTACGGGCATCGCGCTTGGTTCGATTCGTTAATGTCCGGATAGGTGCCTGAATCCGGCGGTTTTCCTGCCTTGCCGGCGACGGGCCGTGTCGCGACAATCGCGAGCATGCGACGTCGACGACTATTCTTCTCGATCGGAACCCGGCCCGAGGCCGTTAAACTGGCGCCGCTGGTGCGCGTCTGTCGCGCCCGCCCGACCGAGTTCGAGGTCTTCGTCTGCCTCAGCGGACAACATCGGGAGTTGGTGACGCCGCTGGTCGACTACTTCGAGCTTCGGCCCAACTGCGACTTGCAAGTGATGTCGCCGAATCAGAACTTGGCCGAGTTGACGAGCCGATGCTTGCGCAAAGTCGACGACGTGCTCGGCCAATACGGGCCCGACTTCGTGATCGTGCAAGGAGACACGACGACGGCCGCGGCGACGGCGCAAGCGGCGTTTTTTCGTGAGAAGCCGATCGTGCATGTCGAAGCCGGCTTGCGCACGGGGAGCCTGGCTTCGCCGTTTCCGGAAGAATTCAATCGACGGCTGATTTCGTTGGCGGCGAGCTTTCATTGCGCTCCGACGGAGCAAGCCGCGGCGAATCTTCAAGCGGAAGGGACGGCGAGCGGGCGGATCCGCATCACGGGAAACACGGGGATCGACGCCTTGCTATGGACCGCCGAACGGGAACGCGTGCGGATCCAAGAGTCCTCGGCCGCGCCGAGCCCGCTGGTGTTGATCACGGCCCATCGCCGCGAGAGCGTCGGCTTGGGGATCGCGAACATTTGCGCCGCGGTGAAGATGCTGGCCGCGCGGTTCCCGAAGCATCGCTTCGCTTGGCCGCTGCATCCGAACCCGAAGGTGGAGGAACCGGTACGCGGGGCGCTCGGCAACTTGCCGAACGTCGAGCTTGGTCCGGCGCTCGATTATCCGGAGTTCGTGCGGACGATGGATCGCGCGACGTTGATTTTGACCGATTCCGGCGGAGTGCAGGAAGAAGCACCGTCGTTGGGGAAGCCGGTCCTGGTATTGCGGAACGATACCGAACGGCCGGAAGGAATCGCTGGCGGCTGCGCGGAGCTCGTCGGCATCGATCCGGCGCGCATCGTCGACCGCGCCACGCATTATTTAGAGGCATCGCCGGCAGTGGGGAAGCGACTGCCGAGCGCCAACCCCTACGGCGACGGCAAAGCTTCGGAGCGCATCGCCGATTGGCTGGCGGAGTTCGATCCTGATCGGGTAAACGGATCGTAGCTCATGATTTTTCTGATCACCGACCACTGACCACCGACCACTGCATCATCTCTTCACGATCGTCCGGTAGTAATCGATGGAGCGTTTGAGCCCTTCTTCGAAATCGATTTCCGGTTCATAGCCGAGCACGGAGCGCGCGAGCGTGATGTCGGCCATGCTTTCGCGGACATCGCCGATGCGCGCGGGGGCGTGAATCGGTTGCACGTCGGTACCGAGTTGCCGATTCAGCGCGGCGATGAGCTCTAGCAGGCTTAGCGAACGTCCGTTCGCCATGTTGATCACACGACCGTTGACGTTCGCGGCCGGAGCATCGGCGGCAAGTAGGTTCCCCCGCACGACGTTCGAGACGAACGTGAAGTCGCGCGATTGGCCTCCATCGCCGTAAACGGTCGGGCGACGGCCGGCGAGCAGGGCCGTGATGAAGAGCGGAATCACGGCCGAGTAGGCGCTGTCGGGATCTTGTCGCGGGCCGAAGACGTTGAAGTACCGGAGGCAGACGGTCTCGATCCCGAACGTAGCGGCGAACGAACGGCAATAGATTTCGGCGGCGAGCTTCGCCGCACCGTAAGGGGAGATCGGTGCCGGCAGGTCGGTCTCGCGCTTGGCACTCGAGGGTTGATCGCCGTACGCGCTCGAACTCGCGGCATAGACCAAGCGCCGCACGCCGGCTCGCCGGGCGGCATCGAGCAAGTTGACGGTTCCTGTGACGCAAGCGGCATGCGTTTGCAGCGGGGCTTCGACGCTCAGCGAAACGGAAGCGAGCGCCGCTTCGTGGAAGATGCAGTCGACCCCTGCGACCGCTTTCGCAACGATCGCCTCGTCGACCAAGTCGCCTTGTAGAAACTCGAGGCGATCGGCCCAGGGGGCGATGTTCTCAAGCTTGCCGGTGCAAAGATTGTCGAGCACGCGTACCCGATCGCCGCGACGAACGAGCGCTTCGACGATGTGCGAGCCGATAAAGCCAGCGCCGCCGGTAACCAAGAAGATGCGCGAAGCCAAGGGTGTGCCGCTCCTGAGAGAACTTTGCCGACGGCATGGAGGCCGTGCGGGCAACGGGATCGTTCGATGTTGCAATCGAGACCGGAAAATTTAGCACATGCGGTAGCTTGCCGACCTGCCGGCTCGCCGCCCGTGGACAATCGGCGGCGGATTGGTAGCACCCGCGCTGCCGGCATTCCTTACGATCGGCACGACCGGACTTTCGCACGCCGACGACCGGTATTTACGAGGCCCGAGCCTTCCGATAACCTCCCTGCCGCATGAGGGGAAGAATGGTTTCGAGCGTCTCGAATTCGGCCGGCGGAGAGCGGAACATGAACGATTGCAAGTCGCGAGCGGGATCGGCATTGCGCGGGATCGTGTTAGCGGTCAGCTGTGTGCTCGGCTGCGTCGGCGAAGCGGCGGCGCAAGAGTTTCGGATCGAGAGCCGAGTGTTCGACGGCAAGCAACTCGTCGGCGGCAGCACGACCGTTTTCGCCGCCAAGACCTACGACTTTCTCACCGACCCGCCGGAAGCGGTGGTGTTCGATGCCGCGACTACGCGGTTCACGTTGCTCGACGACCGCCGCAAGGTGCGCTGCGAACTAGCGATGGAACAAGTGACGGACTTTTGCGAACGCTTACGCGAGCGCTCGAAGCTGAGCGACTCTAGTTATGTGAAGTTTCTGGCAACGCCGGACTTCGAAGAACAGTTCGACGCCGAGAAGCGCGAGCTGGTGTTGAACAGCGCCTTTATGGTGTATCGCGCGAAGACAGTCGCAGCCCGCGACACCGAATCGCTCCGCCGATACCAAGACTTCACTTATCGGCAAGCGCAATTGAACACGGTCTTGAATCCAGGCTCGCAACCGCCGTATGCCCGACTCAAGTTGCACGCCGCCTTGGCTGATCGGCAAGTCATGGCCGAAGAGGTCACGATGCGTCGTGCGTCGGTCGTGCCGAACTTCGGCAAGACCTTGCGTGCCGAGCATAAGATCGCGTGGACGCTCGACGATGCCGATCGCCGCCGAGCGGCCGAGGCCGACGAGCATGCGACGACCTACGCTCCGCTGCCGATCGCCGAGTATTTGCGCCCGGTTTTGGAACAGGCGCAGCAATAAGCCGCCGGTTCGAGCGGCTTCGGCAGTGCATCGCCGCGGCAGCTTATTGTATTAAATCGCGAGGCTACCTAAACGGTGGCATCGCCGCCGGCGAGGGATTACGATAGCGGGCGATCGAACCATTCGATTTCCCGCCCACCGTTTCATCCTTCGTCGAGGTTGCCGCCATGCCGTACGTCCGAAGTGCGATCTTAGGTTGCTGTTTGTCGCTCTTCTCGGTTCTTACGCCCGACGAAGCCTCGGCGCAAGGCACGGTCACGGTCGCGGCGCGTGACAAAGCCGTGCATGGCGTGGCGGTGCTCATCGACGGCAAACTGTTCGCCGACTACGTGATCGGCAACGGGCCGAAGCCGTATATCTGGCCGATTGTCGGGCCGACCGGCAAGCCGATGACTCGGGCTTACGCCAACGCTTGGGTCGACGGTGAAACGACCGATCATCCCCATCAACGATCGTTTTGGTTCACGCATGGCAACGTGAACGGCGTCAACTTTTGGGCGGAGAATCCCGGCGACGGCTCGAAGCTGAAGGAGGCGGACGGAGACGGCGTGCTCTACTCGGGCCACGGTTCGATCGAGCACAAAGAGTTTACGAAGATCGAAGCGGCAGGGAGCACGGCCACGCTCGTGTCGCGCAACGATTGGCTCGGGCCTAAGGGAGATAAGATTCTCGAAGACGAGCGCACGACCGTCTTCCGCGATCTCGGCGACGCGCGGGCGATCGACTTTACGATCGTGCTGAAGGCCACGAACGGCGACGTGAAGTTCGGCGAAACGAAAGAGGGCTCGTTCGGCGTGCGCGTGCCGACGGAGATGGACGTCGATCACAAGCCGACCGGCGGCAAGATCGTCTCGAGCGAAGGGCTGACGAATAAAGACGCTTGGGGAACCAAAGCCGCGTGGGTCGATTACAGCGGCACGGTCGGCGGCGAGCAACTCGGCG
The window above is part of the Planctomycetia bacterium genome. Proteins encoded here:
- a CDS encoding class I SAM-dependent methyltransferase: MTFGPAWQGLPPRNDAPDAEPANFALIRAAAERLAADLRLAELQTDHWQRLDLGQALIDDALDRCLAALIETGLWGRDNQIPSHELWRIAGPILECGGLQHRARFKPRGYAGDFEMLDDFWTRRENESLPGKLFDRYFLKQAAVEAVRARMEQAASAIMRPALEPEREELRVVSIGSGAATDLLQAAKLLPESACRKLRYSLVDIDEHALEFAKRRLDATLAPEQTTAHRENLFRLAKGRRGAALVADADVVLCTGLFDYLGDADAAAMLAMFWRGLRAGGTLLVGNFAPHCPTRAYMEWLGNWYLVYRTVEEFTLIADAAEIPAAQRRIGADRTGCDLFLVAEK
- a CDS encoding LysR family transcriptional regulator, whose amino-acid sequence is MELQQLRYFVAVANHANFTRAAEACLVSQPSLSQQIIKLERELGQPLFERLGRTARLTEAGRTFQDHAEQVLRLVEDAKARLTDSADTGRLVIAAIPTIAPYMLPQLLDDFRRECRGAKIEVVEETTRNAIELCVRGEVDLILLALPVVLEHLRTAPLFTEELHLVLPKKHRLAGKPRITTADIADEPLLLLNDTHCLTENALSFCRQKSLQPIVTSRVSQLATLQELVSLGQGLSFVPEMAKRLDTAKSRVYRSLAGDRPERTIGIAWHEFRYQTKLFRRFVDWLHPWAKEFGRTE
- a CDS encoding peroxiredoxin: MLTVGTKFPEFKCHANVGPNAESLTLITNESAKGKWSVFVFYPKDFTFICPTELVDFNKRLADFADRDAVVYGASTDNEYSHLAWCQQHTDLRNLKYPLLAAQKLSSDLWILDPNENVCLRATYVVDPNGIIQWASANALSVGRSTEEVLRVLDALQSDELCPCNWKKGEATIKV
- a CDS encoding carboxymuconolactone decarboxylase family protein, encoding MSAEPTITSAVEVLLAPLPDACKDLRLNLTGMLRGGSVDQSTTYCSALAAAYFVGAQELAQALRADSASLLTDDEASDAQAAASLMGMTTVYYKSRDLLGKPTYEQMRPSLRMNRMMSPASRVKYEAAAMTCAAIAACPACLKAHEKKLIEYEWSEGQIHELLRIAAIVHGTGIALGSIR
- the wecB gene encoding UDP-N-acetylglucosamine 2-epimerase (non-hydrolyzing) encodes the protein MRRRRLFFSIGTRPEAVKLAPLVRVCRARPTEFEVFVCLSGQHRELVTPLVDYFELRPNCDLQVMSPNQNLAELTSRCLRKVDDVLGQYGPDFVIVQGDTTTAAATAQAAFFREKPIVHVEAGLRTGSLASPFPEEFNRRLISLAASFHCAPTEQAAANLQAEGTASGRIRITGNTGIDALLWTAERERVRIQESSAAPSPLVLITAHRRESVGLGIANICAAVKMLAARFPKHRFAWPLHPNPKVEEPVRGALGNLPNVELGPALDYPEFVRTMDRATLILTDSGGVQEEAPSLGKPVLVLRNDTERPEGIAGGCAELVGIDPARIVDRATHYLEASPAVGKRLPSANPYGDGKASERIADWLAEFDPDRVNGS
- a CDS encoding SDR family oxidoreductase, giving the protein MASRIFLVTGGAGFIGSHIVEALVRRGDRVRVLDNLCTGKLENIAPWADRLEFLQGDLVDEAIVAKAVAGVDCIFHEAALASVSLSVEAPLQTHAACVTGTVNLLDAARRAGVRRLVYAASSSAYGDQPSSAKRETDLPAPISPYGAAKLAAEIYCRSFAATFGIETVCLRYFNVFGPRQDPDSAYSAVIPLFITALLAGRRPTVYGDGGQSRDFTFVSNVVRGNLLAADAPAANVNGRVINMANGRSLSLLELIAALNRQLGTDVQPIHAPARIGDVRESMADITLARSVLGYEPEIDFEEGLKRSIDYYRTIVKR
- a CDS encoding PmoA family protein, translating into MPYVRSAILGCCLSLFSVLTPDEASAQGTVTVAARDKAVHGVAVLIDGKLFADYVIGNGPKPYIWPIVGPTGKPMTRAYANAWVDGETTDHPHQRSFWFTHGNVNGVNFWAENPGDGSKLKEADGDGVLYSGHGSIEHKEFTKIEAAGSTATLVSRNDWLGPKGDKILEDERTTVFRDLGDARAIDFTIVLKATNGDVKFGETKEGSFGVRVPTEMDVDHKPTGGKIVSSEGLTNKDAWGTKAAWVDYSGTVGGEQLGVAIFNHPLSFRFPTRWHVRPYGLFAANPFGATSFDKNTKDESGATVRSGESLTLRYRVFFHKGDVAVGGIDAAYKQYAAEKP